AGTATTGAATTATATAAAAAAATTATTAATAAGTATCCAGATTTAAATTTTATAGCAAGTGGTGGCGTTTCATGTTATCAGGATCTAGTAGATTTAAAAGAGATTGGATGTAAAGGAGTGATTGTTGGAAAAGCTATTTATGAAGGAAAGATTAGTTTAGAAGAGATCAATGGTTTTAAATGACGAAGTACGAATGTAGAAGTACGAATATAGAATGACGAATGTGGAAGTGTGAATGTAGAAGTACGAATTATAAGTATGAATAGAATTAATTTTTAGATATGAAACAAAATGATTTAAAGGATAGAACAAAAAGGTATGCCATCGTTAATTATAATTCGTCAATCTTCATTCTTAAATCTTCATTCTTAGATAGTAAATAGAAACCATGTTAACCAAACGCATAATTCCTTGTCTGGATATTAAAGACGGTCGTACTGTGAAAGGCATCAATTTCGTAAATATTCGAGATGCCGGTGATCCGGTTGAACTGGCCAAGTGTTACTCTGAACTGGGGGCTGATGAACTGGTGTTTCTGGATATCACGGCGACCAACGAAAAGAGAAAAACACTTTCTGAATTGGTAACTAAAGTAGCGGCAGCAATTAACATTCCGTTCACCGTGGGCGGTGGAATTTCTTCAGTTGAAGATGTTGAAGTTCTTTTGAATTCCGGTGCTGATAAAGTATCCGTCAATACCAGTGCATTCAAACGACCTGAACTCATCAATGAACTTGCCTCTCGATTTGGCTCTCAGTGTGTGGTTTTGGCAATAGATACGAAATTTGAAAACGAAGATTGGTTCGTGTATTTAAACGGCGGGAAATTAAAAACCGAAGTAAAAGCTATTGATTGGGCCAAGGAAGGAGCTAAAAGAGGTGCGGGAGAAATTTTACTCACCTCTATGAATAACGATGGTACAAAAAACGGATTCGCAAACGATATTACTCAATTAATTTCTGAAAATGTTTCTATACCGGTAATTGCGAGTGGTGGAGCAGGTTCTATGCAACATTTCGCGGATGCCTTCCTCATTGGTAAAGCTGATGCGGCATTGGCGGCCAGCGTTTTTCATTTTAAAGAAATTGAAATAAAAGCACTAAAAGAGTATTTAATAACTAAACAAATTGAAATAAGATTATAATATGAATATAGATTTTTCAAAAGCATCAGACGGACTGGTACCGGTAATTGTACAAGACAATCAAACTTTAAAAGTATTAATGTTGGGGTACATGAATCCCGAAGCTTTAACACAAACCATTTCCACCAAAAAAGTTACTTTTTACAGCAGAAGTAAAAAACGTTTATGGGTTAAAGGTGAAACTTCCGGTAATTTTTTAAATGTGGTAAGTATTAATCAGGATTGTGATGATGATACAATTCTAATAAAAGTTGCGCCTGAAGGTCCGGTTTGTCATACCGGTTCGGACACGTGTTTCAATGAAGAGAACAGGGGTAATTTTTTGTTTGAGCTGGAAGCTACGATTCAAAACAGAAAGAAGAATCCGCAAAAGGAATCTTATACCAATCAACTTTTTAATAAAGGAATCAATAAAATTGCTCAAAAAGTAGGGGAGGAGGCTGTTGAATTGGTAATTGAAGCAAAGGATGATAATAAAGATTTGTTTTTAGGCGAAGCTGCTGATTTAATGTATCACTATTTGGTCTTATTGGCGGCTAAGGGTTATTCATTAAATGATGTAACAACCGTACTAAATAATAGGAATAAGTAAATTTAATTTTTGATTTGTATTAAAATGGTTATTTTGGTACGATATTTTATACAACATGCGATTAACTTTAGTCCTATCTGCTCTGTTCTTGTTTTTAGCATGCGATTTCAAAGCTCAAGAAGGTAAAATTGACTCTTTAATTCTCGCTTTAAAAACAGAAAAAAATGATTCAATTAAAATAAATGCTTACATCGCTTTAGTAGGTCTTTCTAATGGTAATGCCGAAAAATTAACTTACTTACATGAAGCCATTGGTTTAGCCAAAAAAAACAAGCACAACAAAAGGATTTCCGGCTTAAGTTATTACTTGTCTAGAATTCATGAAATGTCAGGTAATCGCGATAGCTGTTTATATTATTTAAACAGTATGCGTCATTATGCCCAATTGGCTAATGAAAAAAGTTTGTTGGCGTATTTCTATATTCAAATAGCCTATATTAAAAGTGTTTATTTTAAAAATAATGAAAACCAACTGGTTTATTTGGATTCAGCCATCACGATTTATGAAGATTTGTATTTAAATCACAATAAAAATTCGACTCTATACGCTGAAGCTTTATGGCGTAAAACCGAAGCTTTAATGAATGCCTTAGGAGATCATGAAGTAGATGTAGTTAAATATGAAAAGGAATTAATTGAAATCAGGAAATTATTAGGCAAAGCACAAGTATTAAAAAAGGAGAATGGAGAGTTGATTAGTGAAACGGATACGGCAATACCGGATGGCTGGATGAATTATTATTTGTTAACGGGTAATAAAGATTCTAGCTTGTACTATGCTTTAAGGTCTGTAGAGATAAATAATAGATTAAATATTGATCCGGCTAGAATGTCTTATTCTTATGCCCGCCTTTCGCAAATCTATCAATCGCGTAAAGAATATAAAAAGGCAGAAGAAGCTACATTAACCGGTATTCGAGTTGCTAATGAACATAATTTGGTAAAAGAGTTAATTGATAATTATTCAATTTTAAGAAACTTATATTATTTACAAGGTGATTATAAAAACGCACATGATATACTGGTGCGAATTACTGCGTTTAACGACTCTGTTAATTCTAAAGCCGCACTCAATGCCGAAGAAGTTTTTCAAAGTCAGATGAAGTCTGAAAAATTACAACAAGAGGCGCTTCGTCAGGAAGAAAATGCTAAAATGCAAAAAACGGTAACTACGCTCACAATCGCCGTACTTTTTTTGGTTTTAATTTTTTCTGTTTTAATAGCCTTGCGCTGGCGAAAATCTATCGCGCAAAACAAAATAATTGAACAACAAAAATTTATAGTGGATCAAAAAAATACAGAGATTACGGAAAGTATTACTTATGCTAAACGCATTCAACAGGCCAAGTTACCCGCCATAGAAACCATTAAAGCCTCTTTGCCCAATTCCTTTGTTTTGTTTAAGCCTAAAGATATTGTGAGTGGCGATTTTTATTATTTCCGTGAAAAAGATGGCTTTCAGTTTTTGGCTGTAGCTGATTGTACCGGACACGGAGTTCCCGGAGCAATTATGGCAATGTTAGGTAGTGAAAGATTAGATGATGCCTTAAATCAAACCAATGATACATCCGAAATTCTTAAAATTTTAAATCAAGGGGTAAAGGCTTCTTTAAAACAAGATGATAGCGATTCTACTTCACGCGATGGAATGGATATTATTATTTGCAGAATTGATAAAAAAAACAACAAAGTTTGTTTTTCAGGAGCAAACAGACCTTTATGGATTGTGCGACATCAAACACAAAGTATTGAAGAATTTAAACCCACTAAATCGGCCATAGGCGGATTTACAGCGAATGAACAGGAATTTTCCAAAGCGGAAACTATGGTGCAAAGTAAGGACGTAATTTATTTATCAACCGATGGATACTCCGATACGTTTGGCGGGGCGAACGACAAGAAATTAACTTCCAAACGATTTAAAGAATTATTGATTTCCGTTCACTCTAAATCTGCAGATGAACAATTTGCATATTTATTAAACTTTATTGAACAATGGAAAGGTAAAATAGAGCAAATTGATGATATTCTGGTGGCCGGAATAATAATCTAATTTATGCTGACTAATGTTACTTGTATTTACCCCGGTAGAACAGAAATATTTTTGTCAGATTCATTTGTAATATTTAATACAGTCGAAGGTACTCGTAAGAGGTGCTAAGTGAACCATTAATATATCCCCAATAAACTTTATTTGAAGCAATACGATAATTTTCTGCGGTGAACTTTGATTTAAACTCATCGTCCCGAATTTTAATCAAAGCTTCAGTTTTAATGGTGGAGTCTATGAGGTAAGAAATTTTAGTCGCGGAAATCCGTGTCGTATCGTCATAAACAATAAATGTGCGACCATTTAAAGGAACGTGCTCGTCGAAAGCGCAAATTATTAAGGAAGTATTAATGGAGTCTGGAATTTTAAACTCTTCGAGTTTTTCAGGAGGGAGTCCGCCGTTTACATAGTCCTGAAGACTTGGAACAGTTCCAATAGGTCTTTGACGCTCGTCCGTGTTGTACTTATTGTTGCTTTCGTCGCAACCGAAGTTAATTAATAGAGAAAGAAAAGTTGTCAATAGGTATATTTGATTTTTCATGGTATTTATGTCAAATGCCCACTAACGTTTTGCAGCTACCCGAAGGGCGGGACTTTTACCACTCCCGATAGCTATCGGGATGATTTGAAAAACTAATGTTTGATTAACCACAAAACTGTCTTTGGAACACGAATCCCCGCCTTTTGGGTAGGTGCTGTTATATGCCGTTATTTTTTTAGTAAATATATTTTATAGTTTTTCTTAAATGAGTCGTTGATTTCCGCGCCTATTTCATAATTGTCTTTGTCGTCTATTGAGTCAAATTCTTTGTCATTTAATTTAATTTTCGTAATTGTTGCTTTGCTGATTCTTTCTTTATTTTTTCCAATTAATACATCACCCTTGTTAATGATTTGATTATTCGTTTTAAAGCAGACAACCTTCCCATCTTTAAAAACGTCAGTAATTTCACCTAACTCTATTCCAGTTGCTTCAAGTTCTCTATATAAAAGGTCCTTTCGCAATACCTCTATTAATGCAGAGGAATATGCTTCAAAAAAATCTAGATAATCTATTAAAATATCATTTTTAATAATCTCACTAGTTATGCCATGCGCTACATAATTTCTATACTCGGCTAAATCATTTAAAATCTGAAATGATTCATTAGGAATTAATTCGCTACTCTCACTCAAACCTAATTTTGTGTTTGAGTAGTTTATGAAGGATTCTACTTTTAATACCTTTTGACTTATTTGATTAATACCGATATGTGAAAAAGATTCTTCCACAACTTGCAATCTGAAATTTGCAGTATGCTGTGCGAACGCATCTTTATTCAATTGATATCCTTCATTAATATTTATACAAGTGTGCAAATTTTTAATTACATCTTCTTTTGTTAATGGTCCTCCGTATTTGGGTTGTTCAATTTTATTAAGTAGTGAAAGTGAAAGCGTAAAGTGATTTTTTAATATTGACTCTGGAAGATTTTTATATGAATTGACTAAGTTGTTCAAATTGTCAACATATGTAATAAGACAATTTTCAATAAATCTTTCAAAAGAACCATAAAGTGAAATTATTATGGAATTATAATTATACTGGAGCTTTGAAAGTTTGAACTTTTTTAACGTTTCTGAAAGTTCTAGAATTAATAGTTCCTCCTTCGTAGTTGGTGTATCCATGAATGTATCGTGAAGCTTAAATTCTGCTTCATAAAACAAAATCAAGTTTCTTAAATCCAAAATTTCTTGATGAAATTTAATCCGAATTACATCCATATTACTTCGAAAGTTCTTGAAATAATTCTCTTATCCGTTCTTCTCTTTTGCTAATTATTCCTTGATTAGTATTTCTGCCTTCGAAATCATCATAATATTTGGAATAAAAACTTTCAAGCAAAGTGACAATTCCATTCTTTTTTTCTAAAATTTTGCCTTTAGCGCCTAAGAACTCAGATGCAATAACAGTCAGTGGATCGTATACGGCAGTTGTCGGTCTGGAATACCAATTCCACTTTCCGTTTCTGTTTCTGTATAAACAAAATGCTTGTTCGCCTAATAATTCATACAAAAATTCTATAGTTTCATTAAACAGCTTACCCATTTCAATCAATGTTTCTGATGGTAATGAATTGCCGTATTTTAAATAGTTATTCAAATAGTCTTTCAGACTTCGAGTGTATTTAATCAATCCTTCTCGTTGTCTATTCGCGAAAAATCTTAATACAAGTTCAACATCACCCATGTCCCTGAATAGGTCATTTTGTATCAATTCATCGCTGGGGTTATTATTACTAATTTCATCTTCTGTTTGTTCTGGTATCTGCCAAGTTTTACAAAGGAATTTATTTCTCGCAAGTTTAATACACAGTTCATTTAATGGGCCATTAAAAACAGCATTTCTAGATTCTTGTGGCTCTAATTTGACGCCACCACTGTTTATCCTTTCAAATACTAGTTGTTTCAATTGCATTGCATCCAACTCATTTTTAGCTGTTTCTTGCAATAATATTATAGAAGATAAATATCTTCTATCGATACCCTTTTTAATCTGTATTGGTAATGATGAATACTTTTTCCCATTTAATTCTGGCCATTCCTCTAAGCCATCCAAAACGAATTCATCCTTGTAAAACTCCTTTATTGCAGTAAGCCTTTGCAATCCATCCATCACTTCGTAATGAGAATAACTGTCTTCATACAAAAAAATTGGCGGTATAGGTACATTCATAATAAATGACTCAATTAGTTTTGATTTCTGAGTGATATTCCATCTATGGCGTCTTTGAAACTCAGGATTTAGTTTATAGTCAGTGCCAGAAAGCATAACTACAATTGAAGGCAAAGGATACCTAGCTTGCTCTGTAATAATTCGGACTTCACCTTTAACATACTTCTGATTTATTTCTTCGTCTGACATTTTTAAGTCTACTGAAGGTTCTAAATGTTTAAAAACGATTTCTTCTCCTGCTATTAATTTCATATCTTTTTGTTTATAATAATGGCATATAACTTCCCGCTACCCGCATAAATAAATACTTACAATTGCTTACAAGTACTTAAAGGCCCTTAGCTTAATTTAAATTAAAGTTAAAACAATTTACTTTAAAATATAAGTAAAATATTAATTATTGAAAAATGTTTGGGCTTAGCTAATAATGGTTTTTAGACAATTTTGATAGCTTAATCCGGTTCATAGCTGTTATTGGTCGGATTATCTTTATATTGGGGTTAGTTAATACTCTTTTACTAAAATATCCGTGGGTATGCTTAATACTTCACTCAACTTGCGTATCATATCCAGCGTAAGTTTTCTTTTTCTGTTTAATATTTCACTCACACGGCTTTTTAATCCAATGGCTAAGGCTAAGTCTTTTTGTTTATAGCCTAATTGTTCCATTCTGAATTTGATGGCCTCAATAGGGTCGGGCAAATCAATAGGGTATTTATCTTGTTCATATTTTTCAATGAGCAAAGCCAGCAATTCTAATTCATCTCCTTCTTTTGTTCCTTTTTTTGCATCAAAAATTTTTTCCAAGCGGCCTAAGGCTTTCTGATATTCTTTTTCGTTCTTAATTACTTTGTATTCCATATCAAATTGTTTTTGCGTCTATTTTATCGTATTGTGGATGCGTTCCTATAAAACGAATCCATAAAATGCTATAGTCATAATTAATTTTAACTATTAATCTGTATTTATTTCCTTTTATATTAAATACCACCCGGTTGTTTTGAATAATACTGGCAGATGGAAATTCTTTTTTGATGTCACTCGGACTTTTCCATTTTGCCTTCAATGCTTCATAATACCAGGATTTTAACTGCGATTCACAATCAGTATGCCTGTTCCAAAATTCACGAAGTATTTTTTTGGCAATTACTCTCAACTTGATTAATACTTAGCAAATATACAAAAAGTTCCCGAAATGGGAATTATTTTAAGACTATTTTTAAAAGGTTTGCCACCAACAGTCGGTGAGCATGGTATTTCTATATTGTCGCGCAAACAACTTGATCTAACAGGCAGGCTCTTCGATTAAAGGGAAGTAAAGCGTAACTCGATCAATTCTTTACTTGTTAAAAATAGTCAAATAGGAACTTTTTCTTCATTTCTATTGAACTTATTGCTAGCTTGAGTGTACTGAGCTTACATGTCGCAATCAAATTCCTTAGCCAATATAGCTTGTGAGCAATTAATGAACTTCATTTCAGAAGGAAGAACAGAGGCTTTTGATGAATTGTACAAAAGGCATGCAGCAACGTTAACCAGGTATTTTTTTCGAATGCTGAATAATGATAAGGAACTTGCCCTGGATGCTGTGCAGGATCTTTTCCTTAAAATTGCTGAATCCCCCGGAATTTTTAATAGATCAAAACCATTCAAGACCTGGATGTTCTCTATAGCCTCTAATTACTGTAAAAATTTTTACCGCCATAAAAAAGTTGAACAAACTTATGTAGAGTTTTATATGCATGATAAGGGAAGTATATCCACTGAGATCGCCGATGTAATACAAAGTATAGACAGGAGATATTTGTTAAGGATGTTGGATGAAGTGCTTTTGGAACTTCCGATCGAAAAACGAGAAGTGATTATATTAAAATACCAGGAAGAGCGCAGTATTGCTGAAATTGCGGAGATCCAAAAATGTTCAGAGGGAACGGTAAAATCAAGGCTTCATCATGCAGTCAAAATACTACAGGAAAAATTAAATAAATTTAAAAATGAAAATTCCAATGAAAAATACAAAACAATTGGATGAGCTTTTACATGAAGCTCTGATGGAAGGCTGTGAGGATCTTGTTATGCCTCAGCTAAAAGATTTAGAGTTGGCAAGACAGGCTGTAGCGAAAAATGCAAAGATCATGGTTCCTGAGGCTACAGACCTATACTGGAGGATCGCCTATTTTTTAAACCGCAATTTTAAATTGTATCAAGTAGCTGCCGTTTTAATATTGATTGGAATAGCCGTTATTTTGTTTCAATACAAAAATGAAAGTAAAACAGAAGTCGGAAAACAGCCTATGGCAGCAATCACTAATCCTCCTGCTGTGAGTTTTACACTGATGGCTTGTATCGCATCCGATAAACTAAATAATAAAAACTAATTATGGAAGAATTGATTCAACAAACAAATGCGGGTTCGTTCAGGTACTTTCCTTTTTTCAAATCGAAGCAGCCCTATTTCATTTTGACTTTGCTAGCGTTAATATTCTATGTCACCACCTTGAACAATGAATATGCGCTGGATGATGGTATAGTGATTCATCAAAACGATTATGTGTTGAAGGGTGCGAATGGTATTCCGGATATATTAATGAATGATCAGTATCACAGTTTTTACGAGCGCATGAACGCTAAGGATCAGTTGATGGGTGGAAGATATAGACCATTGCCTACCATGAGTTTTGCACTTGAACAAGAATTCATTGGGAAATACAGGACAGGTCGTTATTTATTTTGTGAAGATTTAAATAAGAATGGTTTGCTGGATAAAGAACCGGTGAATTATTGGAATAAGGATAATCAGGCAGTTCATGGCTATGAATACAATGAAAGTATTGATTCGAATCATGACGGTATTACTCAAAGCACCGAGTGTAAATGGTGCTGGGACAGAAACGAAAATGGCAAGAATGATTATGAGGAAGACAGAAATCAGGACGGCGTATATAATGAGATTGATTGCCAGGTTTATGGTGCTTCATTAAGACATTTGAATAATATGCTTCTCTATCTACTGCTTTGTCTGGTCGTGTACATATTCTTGAAAAAAGTTGTGTTTACTTCTAACAGCGATATGGCTTTTTTAGGAGCTCTACTTTTCCTTATACATCCGGTGCATACAGAAGTAGTTGCAAACGTTAAGGGCAGAGAGGATATCCTTTCCTTACTATTCATACTTTTATCATTATTATACTTTGTTATTTTTGTCAATGAAAAGAAGATTGGTTCCGGTTTATTGGCTTCTTTTTTCTTGTTCCTGGCCTTGCTCTCCAAAGAGTATGCCTTGCTGATGCTTTTTATGGTACCGCTCACAATTTATTTTTTCAGGAATTCAGACATGGATAAGAGAAACAGACTTTTAGTTGGTACATTCCTTTTTACGCCTTTTTTGATCTATTTAATTATGCGTGCTAGTTTTGTTACCTTTTCGCCAGGCGTTGGGGATACAGAATTACTCAACAATTCATTTCTTCTTGCTAACGGTCAGCAGGCATTTGCCTCGCAGGTTTATGATCTTCTTCTTTATTTGCGTATAATGTTCTTGCCACATCCATTGGTATGCGATTATTCTTATGAAGCCTTGCCCTACAATGATTTTTCAAGCTGGAAATTTTGGCTGGCATTCTGTTTGAATGGAGGTTTACTGATTTATGGAATTAGAAAAAGTAAGCAAAGGCACGCCTTAAGTTACGGCATTCTTTTGTACTTCTTATTCCTTCTTCCGGTTTCTAATTTGTTTTTCAATACTGGAATTCGATTATTGGAGTCTAATCTATTTCATGCTTCCTTTGGATTTAGTTTGGCTTTGGCATGGCTGCTAATTGCCGGACTCGACAAATTGGAGAAATGGTCCTTTTCGAAAAAAAGGAATTTAGTTAACACATTGGCGATCGTGTTGATCATTCTAACTTTGATAAAAACTTGGGAACGCAATTGGGACTGGAAGAATGATATTACCTTGTTTATGAAAGATGTGAAGAATTCACCGAATTCTGTTTTGATTTTAGGAAATGCCGGTGCTCGCTGGATAGATCTTGCGGATACCAAGGAGATTACCGGTGTTGCCATTCCGGGTCAAGATCCAAATGTTTACAATGACTACAATGGTGTTCTCATGATTTCGGATGAAGAATTGAAAGAGAGTGGCGCCGCATCCAAGAGAGAATATGCCTTGAGAAAGGGAATTGGCTATTTAGAACGCGCTGTAGAATTGCATCCGAGATATGTAAATGGATTTTTGAATTTAGGTTTAGCTGAATTTAAGTTGGATAAGCATGATCGATCACTTTTTTATTGGAAACATGCGGAATACTTGTATCCAAACAATCCTTATCTGATGAATTATTACACCGTTGTGAATAATATTTTTATGCAGAAGGCTAAAGAAAATTTAGAACAAGGTGATTATAGTGAAGCGGAAAAATTGTATTTGTATTGCAAGACGATCGATGCGAACAATGCCGGTGCTTGGCGCGGATTGGAAGAGACTTACAAGAGAATGAATTTAAAAAGAGCTGAAGCAAATGCCAGAGATAGAGCAAGTGAGATTGAAGCGAATGCTCCCAAAGTAAAACAAAAAGCCAACAAGGAAAATGAATGTTGACAATGAAGGGGTTTATTCTTAAGGCAATTTAGCGATGCTTTTATAGCGGTTAAACAAAAACTTCAGTTTGATGCTCCATACGTAATGTATTGAACGCTGTCAGTCCGAAATTTACATGTGAAACTTATTCTTTAAGAAAGCTTCTGATAAGTCTGCCACCAACGGTCTGGAATCTCTCCGCTTACGGCCAGTTCGTAATCTTTGTAATTGCAGGGAATTAAAGTATGCCTCTCAAATTTTGAGCCTTTAATGGGCGGGTAAGGAATTTCCATCCACCATCTATCGCTCTTTTTACTTTTGTAAAAATTAATTTCGTGTTTTTCATTTTCCATTACCACATGAAAGCGCATGTAATCGGGATTGGTTCGTCCGGGAAAATCATTTTTACGGTGGTAATAACCATCCATAAAACACCAAATCATTTGCGCGGCTAAATGCGCGGTTTTTCCGCTGATATCAAATTCCGGATTGATTTCGTAAATGCCAATGGATGAAAGTCTATCATTCATACCTGCGTATCTTAAAATCTGACAGGCTTCTTCGGCATAAAATCCATTGGGAGAAGCATTGGGATTGGCCGGCGCATCGGCATGTTTAATGCTGGTGATATCAAAACTCAGCATGTCGGCTTGGCGAATGATGGGTTCTGCTTCTTCAATTTTATCTCGTATTTGTCCTAAACGATAAAAATCAAAATACAATTTAGTCATCATTCCCAAACTGTTTTGATCGACTAAATAAGATTGATAACCTACATTACTGTAATTGAATAAATAATTGGGCTGATGTAAAATTATTTTTCCGAGGTATGAGTGATTGGTAATATTTTCATCCGGATTTCCTAAATCAAAAACACTATCCACCGAAACCAGATTAATAGTTTGTTCTAAATCCTTATATCCTAAAAACTGGGCATAAGTTAAATCTTGCGAGCCACCTAAAATAATGGGAATAATATTTTTACGAATTAAATGATCAACACAAGAGCGAACGGCAAAATAGGTATCGTCTGTACTGTGGCCGGGCATAATATTTCCTAAATCGGCCACCTTGGTTGTAAAACCCGTGCCGTATAATTTGTATAAAAAACTGCGCACACTATCCGGACCATTATTGCAACCCGCATTATTTACCGCATTGCGATCTTCACACACCCCAATGATGGCCAGGTTGACTTCCTCTAAATCCGGAAAATCACCTTCGCTTTTATAAATCTGAAATTGCTGCCCGAATTGCGATTCATTGGTTTCAGAACCGTTTAAAATTTGTTCTAAGTTTAACGGCGATAAAAAATGCATTATGTCACTCATGAGAATTGTGTTTTCACGAATGTAAGGGCTTTGGAGCTTGGGAAATGCTCTGAATTGAAAGAGTAATTAAAAGGGGAATGTTGATGATTTTAGAAGGACGAGTTTAGAATGACGAAGTTAAATGACGAATATAGAATGTCGAATTAAGGATTCGCAAATCGTTCTTCTAACTTCTAAATTCGTACTTCGCACTTAGTGCCTCGTACTTCAAACTTCGTAAATCGTACTTTTAACTTCTAAATTCGTACTTCGTAAATCGTACTTCGTAAATCAACAATCTAAAATCTTAAAACGGTGGTTCATTAAAATCTTCAATATCATTTTTCTTGATGATATCTTTTGAATCTCCACTATCATCTGCTTTATCCCAGTTTCTGGATTGTACGGTTTTTGTTCCGTTGTCGTTTAAGAAGTCGGTGTTTTGTTCTAATCCTCCTTCACTGTTATTGCTGAATGAACTCATGCCTTCGGTATAATCCAAATCCGCAAATTTGGCGTACTGTCCCACAAAGCGAAGTTTTACGGTAGAAAGGGAACCATGTCTGTTTTTAGCAATGATTATTTCAGCTTTTCCTCTTGTTGGTTCATTGTCTTCATCTACTTCCAATCCGTAATATTCCGGACGGTAAATAAACATCACCATATCGGCATCTTGTTCAATAGCACCCGATTCACGCAGGTCACTTAATAAAGGTCTTTTACTGGAACCCGGACGATTTTCAACCTGTCGACTTAATTGTGATAAGGCAATGATGGGAATTTCCAATTCCTTAGCCAAACTTTTTAATCCTCTGGAGATGTGAGAAATTTCCTGCTCTCTGTTT
This sequence is a window from Sphingobacteriaceae bacterium. Protein-coding genes within it:
- a CDS encoding glycosyltransferase family 39 protein, yielding MEELIQQTNAGSFRYFPFFKSKQPYFILTLLALIFYVTTLNNEYALDDGIVIHQNDYVLKGANGIPDILMNDQYHSFYERMNAKDQLMGGRYRPLPTMSFALEQEFIGKYRTGRYLFCEDLNKNGLLDKEPVNYWNKDNQAVHGYEYNESIDSNHDGITQSTECKWCWDRNENGKNDYEEDRNQDGVYNEIDCQVYGASLRHLNNMLLYLLLCLVVYIFLKKVVFTSNSDMAFLGALLFLIHPVHTEVVANVKGREDILSLLFILLSLLYFVIFVNEKKIGSGLLASFFLFLALLSKEYALLMLFMVPLTIYFFRNSDMDKRNRLLVGTFLFTPFLIYLIMRASFVTFSPGVGDTELLNNSFLLANGQQAFASQVYDLLLYLRIMFLPHPLVCDYSYEALPYNDFSSWKFWLAFCLNGGLLIYGIRKSKQRHALSYGILLYFLFLLPVSNLFFNTGIRLLESNLFHASFGFSLALAWLLIAGLDKLEKWSFSKKRNLVNTLAIVLIILTLIKTWERNWDWKNDITLFMKDVKNSPNSVLILGNAGARWIDLADTKEITGVAIPGQDPNVYNDYNGVLMISDEELKESGAASKREYALRKGIGYLERAVELHPRYVNGFLNLGLAEFKLDKHDRSLFYWKHAEYLYPNNPYLMNYYTVVNNIFMQKAKENLEQGDYSEAEKLYLYCKTIDANNAGAWRGLEETYKRMNLKRAEANARDRASEIEANAPKVKQKANKENEC
- a CDS encoding formimidoylglutamase, whose protein sequence is MSDIMHFLSPLNLEQILNGSETNESQFGQQFQIYKSEGDFPDLEEVNLAIIGVCEDRNAVNNAGCNNGPDSVRSFLYKLYGTGFTTKVADLGNIMPGHSTDDTYFAVRSCVDHLIRKNIIPIILGGSQDLTYAQFLGYKDLEQTINLVSVDSVFDLGNPDENITNHSYLGKIILHQPNYLFNYSNVGYQSYLVDQNSLGMMTKLYFDFYRLGQIRDKIEEAEPIIRQADMLSFDITSIKHADAPANPNASPNGFYAEEACQILRYAGMNDRLSSIGIYEINPEFDISGKTAHLAAQMIWCFMDGYYHRKNDFPGRTNPDYMRFHVVMENEKHEINFYKSKKSDRWWMEIPYPPIKGSKFERHTLIPCNYKDYELAVSGEIPDRWWQTYQKLS